A region from the Xenopus laevis strain J_2021 chromosome 4S, Xenopus_laevis_v10.1, whole genome shotgun sequence genome encodes:
- the LOC108704066 gene encoding protein FAM92A-like, which translates to MKLYGTLKKDKRAESNVQKASVDAARTTQQLEEVIDNFQLQKIKDIQITKKFPVETGEKRETAVKQESRLQSFRNL; encoded by the exons ATGAAATTATATGGAaccttaaaaaaagacaaaagg GCAGAATCCAATGTTCAGAAAGCTTCAGTTGATGCAGCACGTACCACTCAGCAGCTGGAGGAGGTCATTGATAATTTCCAGCTGCAGAAGATCAAGGACATACAG ataACAAAGAAATTTCCAGTGGAGACTGGGGAGAAGAGAGAAACAGCGGTGAAGCAAGAAAG TAGGCTGCAGAGCTTCAGGAACCTATAG